A segment of the Actinomyces sp. oral taxon 171 str. F0337 genome:
CCGAAGCGACCTCCCGTCGCTACTGCGTCCAGCTCGCGTCATCCTGCCCTGGTCGCCTCACCTCGTCGATCGGCGTCCGTGCGGCCCCGTCTCCTGGCAGAAGGCTGGCAGGGGCCAGCGCGTGGGCACCCCATTTGCGGCGTACGGCGTCGGCAGCCCGCTCGGAGGCGCCACGCCGAGGGTCCTCGTCCAGGAGGAGCTGCACACCGTCGTCGGGGCGCAGCAGCCCCTCGACCCGCACCCCCAGGAGGCGAAAACCACCGGGCGGGCTGGGCAGGGCGGAGTAGAGCGAGGCGACGGTCTCCCAGATGTCCTGGGCGAGGTCAGTGGGAGCAGCCAGGGTGCGTGATCGGGTGACGGTGGTGAAGTCGGCCCCTCGGGCCTTGAGGACGGCGACACGGCAGCGCAGGTCCGCCGCGCGCAGGCGCGCGGCGCACTGGTGGGTCTGGTCCAGCAGGACCCGCCGGGCGTGCTCCCGGTCGGTGAGGGTCTCGAAGAAGGTCGTCTCGGTACCCACCGACTTCTCCTCGCGTACCGGCTCCACCCGGCGGGGGTCGACGCCGTGGGACAGCTCGTGCAGGTGGCGTCCGGAGGCCCGGCCGAGGATCTTCTCCAGGTGGCGCACGTCGGTGTCCGCCAAGGTACGCACGTCCTTGATATCCCACCTGGCCAGGATCTCCTGCGTCCGGGCGCCCACACCCCACAGCGCCCCGACCGGCAGCACGTTGAGGAAGTCCTGCGTGGCGCCGGCCGGCACCAGGAGCAGGCCATCGGGCTTGGCGTGGGAGGAGGCGAGCTTGGCGATGAACTTGGTGGAGGCGATGCCCACCGAGGCCGGAACGCCCACTCGTCGGCGTATCTCGGCGCGGACCCACCGGCCGATGGTCACCGGCGGCCCCATACGGCGCCTGGCCCCGGTCACATCCAGAAAGGCCTCGTCGATACTCACCTTCTCCAGGACGGGGGTGACCTCCGCCAGAACGGCCATGACCTGGGCGGAGACCTGGGAGTAGAGGCCGTGACGCACGGGCAGGACCACGGCCTGGGGGCAGCGCCGGGAGGCCTCGGCCATGGACATCGCCGAGGAGACGCCGAAGGCGCGGGCCTCGTAGGAGGCGGCCGAGACGACGCCCCGGCCGTCACGGCCGCCGACGATGACAGGGCGGCCGACCAGCTCGGGGTGCTCGAGGAGCTCGATCGAGGCGAAGAAGGCATCCATGTCGACGTGGATGATGGGGGTGGCGGAGTCATCGTCCCCCCAGGACCGGCGTGCGGCCCGGGAACGGGGTGCCCTGCTCATCTCCACCTCCTCAACGAGTGCGACGGGATCACCGGCTGAAGGACCGGATGAGTCCCCCTGTGCCCCTCTCAGGCTACCGTGGGGCTGTGACACGTAGACGCAGGGCCTCCGGCGCCCCGGCGCCGACCGCCCTGCCCTCAGGCCCGGTGCGCACCTCCTTCGCCACGGCCGAGCTCGTGGCGCGAGACACCGGGATCCTTCTCATGCTCGACGGCGCGGAGTCCTCCTTCCTGGACATGCGCGACCCCTCCCACCTGGACTTCGAGTACCACCAGCAGATGGACGCGGTGCTGACGGCGCTGCGCGGCGCGGGCGGCCCAGTCAAGGCTCTCCACCTGGGTGGGGCGGGTTGCGCCCTGGCCAGGGCGTGGGACGTCACCCGCCCCGGCTCCCAGCAGGTCGCCGTCGAGATCGACGAGATCCTCGCGGACCGGGTGCGAACCTGGTTCGACCTTCCCCGATCCCCCAGGCTGCGGATCCGGGTCGGCGACGCCGCCGAGGTGGTCACAGGGCTGCGGCCCGGCCAGTGGCACGTCGTGGTGCGGGACGTGTTCAACGGCGGGAGCGTGCCGGCCTCCTGCAGGAGCCAGGAGTTCCTCGGCACCTGTCTGAGGGCACTGGCGCCTGACGGGCTGCTGCTGGTCAACACCGCCTCCATGCCGCGCGCCCAGGCCGGTGCCGAGATCGCTGCGCTCACCAGAGCCCTGGACGGAGACGCCTCCTGCGCGGTCATCGTCGCCGACCC
Coding sequences within it:
- the dinB gene encoding DNA polymerase IV — its product is MSRAPRSRAARRSWGDDDSATPIIHVDMDAFFASIELLEHPELVGRPVIVGGRDGRGVVSAASYEARAFGVSSAMSMAEASRRCPQAVVLPVRHGLYSQVSAQVMAVLAEVTPVLEKVSIDEAFLDVTGARRRMGPPVTIGRWVRAEIRRRVGVPASVGIASTKFIAKLASSHAKPDGLLLVPAGATQDFLNVLPVGALWGVGARTQEILARWDIKDVRTLADTDVRHLEKILGRASGRHLHELSHGVDPRRVEPVREEKSVGTETTFFETLTDREHARRVLLDQTHQCAARLRAADLRCRVAVLKARGADFTTVTRSRTLAAPTDLAQDIWETVASLYSALPSPPGGFRLLGVRVEGLLRPDDGVQLLLDEDPRRGASERAADAVRRKWGAHALAPASLLPGDGAARTPIDEVRRPGQDDASWTQ
- a CDS encoding spermidine synthase: MTRRRRASGAPAPTALPSGPVRTSFATAELVARDTGILLMLDGAESSFLDMRDPSHLDFEYHQQMDAVLTALRGAGGPVKALHLGGAGCALARAWDVTRPGSQQVAVEIDEILADRVRTWFDLPRSPRLRIRVGDAAEVVTGLRPGQWHVVVRDVFNGGSVPASCRSQEFLGTCLRALAPDGLLLVNTASMPRAQAGAEIAALTRALDGDASCAVIVADPAAVRGRRRGNLVLVARQTPFTASELEEIERAVRRLPLPVRTWLLNDAAVPRPEGG